One segment of Rickettsiales bacterium Ac37b DNA contains the following:
- the flgH gene encoding Basal body L-ring protein → MNHILRSYSLYYIIALFSLVGCEYYTERFKNIGKPPEIRKLEMPTDRQDYSPVKWPTEPHEQVIVEKSNPNSLWTPGSRFFFRDQRARKIGDILKVNININDTANLANKTEQVRSNKEKDGVNSLFGLEKTVQKAISANINPANLVDLSTSNNMSGSGTVARTEAVQTQIAAIVTQILPNGNLVIRGHQEVRVNYELREIIVEGIIRPEDLTTDNIISSDLIAEARISYGGKGNISNLQQPRLGSQVLDIISPF, encoded by the coding sequence ATGAATCATATATTAAGAAGTTACAGTTTATACTATATCATAGCATTGTTTTCTTTAGTAGGATGTGAATATTATACTGAAAGATTCAAGAATATAGGTAAACCTCCTGAGATTAGAAAATTAGAAATGCCCACAGACCGGCAAGATTATTCACCAGTAAAATGGCCTACTGAACCCCATGAGCAAGTTATAGTAGAAAAAAGCAATCCTAATTCTTTATGGACTCCTGGAAGTAGGTTTTTTTTCAGAGATCAACGTGCAAGGAAGATAGGAGATATCTTAAAAGTTAATATCAATATTAATGATACAGCTAATTTGGCTAATAAAACGGAACAGGTCAGAAGCAATAAAGAAAAAGATGGTGTAAATAGTCTTTTTGGCTTGGAAAAAACTGTACAGAAAGCTATTTCTGCTAACATCAACCCAGCCAATCTTGTAGATTTAAGTACTAGTAATAATATGTCTGGCTCAGGTACTGTTGCACGTACTGAAGCAGTTCAAACACAAATTGCTGCTATAGTAACCCAGATATTACCCAATGGTAATTTAGTAATACGTGGTCACCAAGAAGTTAGAGTAAATTATGAATTAAGAGAAATTATAGTAGAAGGCATTATTAGGCCTGAAGATTTAACAACTGATAACATTATTAGTTCAGATTTAATTGCTGAGGCTAGAATCTCATATGGTGGTAAAGGTAATATTTCTAATTTACAGCAACCACGCTTAGGTTCTCAAGTTTTAGATATTATCTCTCCATTCTAG
- a CDS encoding flagellar basal body P-ring biosynthesis protein FlgA yields the protein MRKILWYGNLWVKCFKKFILVCIIQIILLANVLALSDIDKQLKEDIKTCLRNEKVLFDNLNEDVQISYEISKKVYINWQEIDFSTTRITNINKKNRRFTGYIEVISPSLGKTEIPIAGQYEEYVLAPVLKSPMRSGEIIRINNIDNMRISISKLKSNTILDSTFLLNKTPKNSIAAYQVLTENQLVAPKIINKNDIVTAIYERGNLMLKLEVIALEAGARGELIKVKNQRSNAILNAIVEDRDKVRVK from the coding sequence ATGAGAAAAATACTTTGGTATGGCAATTTGTGGGTAAAGTGTTTTAAGAAATTTATCCTAGTATGTATTATACAAATTATCCTACTAGCTAATGTTTTAGCGTTGTCTGATATAGATAAGCAATTAAAAGAGGATATTAAGACTTGCTTAAGAAATGAAAAAGTATTATTTGATAATCTAAATGAAGATGTCCAAATATCTTATGAGATTTCCAAAAAAGTCTATATAAATTGGCAAGAAATTGATTTTTCTACTACTCGTATAACTAATATTAATAAAAAAAATCGGCGCTTTACAGGATATATAGAAGTTATATCTCCTTCTTTAGGAAAAACAGAAATACCTATTGCTGGGCAATATGAGGAATATGTTTTAGCACCTGTCTTAAAATCACCTATGCGTTCTGGAGAAATAATTCGTATTAATAATATAGATAATATGCGCATTAGTATTTCTAAACTTAAATCTAATACTATATTAGATAGTACCTTTTTACTGAATAAAACTCCTAAAAATAGTATTGCGGCCTATCAAGTTTTAACTGAAAATCAACTAGTAGCCCCTAAAATAATTAATAAAAATGATATAGTGACAGCTATATATGAACGCGGCAATTTAATGCTAAAGCTAGAAGTTATTGCGCTCGAGGCAGGAGCAAGAGGAGAATTAATTAAAGTAAAAAATCAACGTAGTAACGCAATATTAAATGCTATTGTTGAAGATAGAGATAAAGTACGTGTAAAATAA